TTATATAAATAAGAGTTTTTCTTGACTCACAACTAATGTGTGATTAATGATACTCTCCCTTTACCATAACAGCAATAATTAAGTGAAACCTAGAATTGTATCTTAAAAGATGATAAATTACAAGTTTCAACAAAGCTTTTTACGCAAATTGTTTGGACATGATAATTAGTTGTTTCAAGAACAATGGTAGATCAGTGACTAACATATAAATTCCATGTGCATCAGCGCATGTTGGAGACTTGTTAGGACCTAGGAATAAGTTCCTACCATGGGTGGATGCAAACAAATTGTAACCCTTCCTTTGAGTCTCTACTCTCTATTTTAGTAGTTAATAGGAATTTTAGGAAACGTATTTCCAACGTTGTCGTCATGCGTTGCATAGACGCAGACTACTAATTCTAATAACCATCCATCATCTCCAGAGATCAAGCAAAGCTATCCCTCCCACTTGATCAAACAGAAAACTCGGGAACCTAGATGAAATGGTAATCCGCCACCAGACAACAAAATGATCCAAAACGAACGTCGCCTTTAGGTTCGGGTTCCTTCCCAAAACCCAACCATTCCCGTGTCCGGACTCCGGACCCTATATCTATCCGCTCCGTGCCACAATCACAAACACAACACTCTTCTCGACTCCCTCGCCTTCGCCGCTGGATCCATGGCAACCGACGTCTCCGTCACCGACGATCGAATCCAGAAGGTCTTCGACGAGCTGGAGGCCCAAAAAAACTTCATCTCCAACTGCACCCTCCTGTGGAAGAACCTCTCCGACCACTTCTCCTCCCTCCGCCAAACCCTAGCCGACCGTTCCCAGGCCCTCGACTCCCGGCTCCAAGCCCTCGAAGCCGAGAGCAAGCAAACCTTGGAATCGCTCGACCTCCGCGAGGCTTCCATCCCCGACAGCGAGTCCGCCGCCACCGCCCTCATCCAGGAGCGCAAGGATGCCGTGCTCGCCGAGATCGAGACCCCCGACGCCAAGCCCCCCGACGACCTCCAGGGGATCCTCCGCTGGTACTGCCGCCGGATGGATCCCGCCGGACTCTGGCGGTTCGTGGTGTCCCGTCGCAGGGACCTCGCCGTCCTCCGGAAGGAGATAGCGGAGGCCGTCGCCGGATCGGTGGACCCCGCCCGGCTTGTGGTGGACGCCGTGGCGGACTTCTTGGACCACCAGACGAGCGGCGGCGGCGGCTCGTCCACCGGCGCCGGTGCCGACCGGTGCTGGGCCCTGGGGATGCTGCTTCGGGCACTGTTTGATTCCGAGGGGAGGAAGGCGCCGACGGTGTCGGCGAGCATGAGGGAGAGGGCGGCGGCCGTCGCCGAGGCGTGGAAAGAGAAGCTTGGCGGAAACAAACAGGAGGAAGGGGAGGGAGGGATGGGGGGTTCCGAGGCCCAGCTGTTTCTGCAAATGGTGGTGGCGTTTGGTTTGAGCTCGAGATTTCAGGAAGAGTTCTTGAGGAAGTTGGTTCTGGAGCATGCCTCGAGGAAAGAGATGGGGAAACTTGCTCCTGGATTAGGATTTGGGGAGAAATTGGCAGGTACAAACACTTTAATTTCACTCCACTTGCCGTGCCACTGGTTAATGCTTCTAGCTTTAATTGTTAATGGGTACTGGCTTCCTTCCATTCGTTTTCAAACATTTTTAGCTGTCTTGTTACCTATGCTGGAAATGATTGCTATCCGTTTTGTATTTTTGACTTGTCATGCAGCAGTTCCGACTTTTAGAGCTGTTCATATATTTCACTAGAAGCCTAGAACTTCAACATAATCTTGGGGAACCGTGGACCTAAATCAAACACAATGCATAAATGTCTTAACCCGAAACCTTAATGGTAGTGTTTCATGGGCTCATATGCATTTTCTTTATTTTGACACTTGGACTAATGATGGAGAAAAGAGCAATAAACAATATCTTCATCAATGACAATCTGTTTTGTTATTTATATACGCTACCCTTCTGGATATAACTAAGAGATGTGATTTTGTCTGCCATTATTTTGCATGTTCTAAAGATCATATCATTTTTACactattaaaaattatcatttgcaAGCCCAAGAATCTGACCTGCCGGTACATCTCAACTTGTTGATGCATGTATACGCACCATTCTTTCAATGGGACCAAGTTACCAGATATCGCTCCCAAATATATGGGTCAGGGCTTGCTGGTTGTGGATATAATATGATAGGAAGCGCATTCTTTTAAACAAGAGCATCTAGTCTAATTGGATACTTTACAATAACAGTTTTTCTGACAAGATTCTTTCTTATGTTAAACTAAGTCAGCATGTTCCAAACATATTTACTGTTTTTTTGGTTAATAACATACATATTCTTCATCTGTTAGAGTCACGTGGGCTTTGAAGAAGGATGACTTTTACCATTTGTAGGCCATTGGAGAAGGTTGCATCTATCACTTTTGTGCACAAGTCCTGTTGGCAGATTTAGTTTCTTCCTGTGTTGCTCCAACCATCTTACTGAAAGTCAGGAACATTTCTTGCTGTGGACAAAATCTTTAATGCTATCCTAGCTATCTCTAAAACCTGAGCTTTGTCCATATTAATCTTATACTTTTTCCTATTATCACAAATGTGCTTTGGAATTAGTGTTTGTCTGGCCTCATGAGTTGCACATAAATGATAAATTCATTTTCCTCCCAAAGGATATGAGAAATTGAAATAGGTATTATCTAAATGCAATGTTTTCTGATAGGAACGTTGTTCAGATCAGACCGCTATGCTCAAAGTCTTGGTTGTCTTTGTGATATAACCATGTGAACTAATATGGCTGATCTCATTTTCTTATAAGCTCTTCCTGAACCTTCCTGAAGGCATTCTGACACTTCCAATCTCTCTTGTATTATGGACATGGTTTTTGTTATGAGATGAATTTCCTTTTCTGTAGTCTGCACGTTTTCTGTTGCTCTCAGTGTTTATGTTTTAACCATAAACCTTAATTATCTTGAAGAAGCTACCTTATCATGAAATTGAAGTTTATTATTGCGAGTCCTTTTTGAGAATGAGTTTACATATGAATCATGTGCCTTTACTCGTCCCTCAAGTCCGAGCTTATGATGGAACTTTCATTACCTGAAATAAATCCCTATGGAGCCTGGTACGTAGGTAAGAAGCTTGCATCCCACTTTTTCAATAATGAGAAGTATTCCTATCTTTTGCATCTAACATCAAACTCACCAAATCTAATATGTCTGTCATTTCCTTTAGTCCTGAATTTTTTTAAGtcctgaattttaaaaaaattcaagcacAAGTTCCTGGGTTTTGCAATTTAAGCAACAAAGGGGATATTTGATCATATAGAGAACCCAGTCCTATAGAATCTAGTGATGTCTTCAGCTAATTGTTGATCTTCGTTTCTGCCATTAGCATCCATTGATCTAACCTCGAAAAATCACCCAGTTAATTTACCATGGCAGGAATTCTAGTAGTTTTACCATGTGATATAAACTTTAATAATTTAGATACAAActttaataatttagaaaaaggaAAACCAACTTCAATGAAAATCTTCTATATCAAggtggaaaaataaaaaagaaattactTGACACCAGGACTACTACAAGAATAGAGCAAAAGATAATTGCAAGTCTGGTTAACTTGCTTCTACTTCTTTTTCTCTCTGTATATGTGGTGTAATATTTAATTTTCCAAAAGTTTTATCTGCATACATTAAGAAAATTGGTTAAAGCTTTGCATTTTCTGCTGCATTTATTACTCGAAAAGATTAATCTCAGCTTTGCATGCTCTTGCAGATATTATTGATGAGTTAGTAAAGAATGGAAAGGAGCTTGAGGCTGTATATTTTTCTCATGAAGCTGGTTTGACTGAACGATTTTCTCCTGCTCCTCTTCTGAAGTCGTATCTCCAATCCTCAAGGAAAAAAGCTAATGCCATATTGAAAAATGGGAATCATTCCGCTGGTGCTACAGTAAGTTTGACTTTTAAGTTTCAACTGCTGAATTTTCTTTTGTTGTGTTGCGTCATGAAATGCCATGTCTTGTTCTTGAGAGCAGCACTCTCACATTTATAGTTTTATTAATTGACTGCATGTACATGATTCATAATTTCTATGATCTATAAGTAATTTATCTTGTTGTTTGTGCATCTTTGTTAATTGGCTTTTACTCtatgggggtgtttggttcgcaattggaatcggaatgagaatgggaatcagaatggattggaatcggaatcggaatggccaaatcatCTGAAGCATTTGGTTTGTaatcgaaattgaaatcgaaatttGATTCCTtagggagagtagggattgagttttagatagattgggTCATTTCTATTTTGCTccagaatcgaaatcaaaatgggactcctcccaatgAAACAGTTAGAATGTGAGTCATCCATTTCCATTCCGATTCCAAACCCCAATTCTCCCTAACCAAATACTCCCTGTGAGTTATTGAGTAATGTCTGTGTGATATTATTAATTGTATAACTTGTTACAGCACTAGATGCAATATTGAAATTTAGCCAATATTACTAATTTTCAGAAGACATGACATCAGACATGGAGCTACATACAAATGATTAAAGGGTTGCAAATTGATGAGTGTTATAGGTATATGGGAAAATATTGATTGTTACTTGCATGCAAGTTCATCACTTCTATCATGACTGCAATTTATATAAGCTCTGGTACTAAGAGAATATACACATTTTCACTTCTGTCATGACCACAATTTATATAAGCTCTGgtactattaaatttttttggtgaatgGTGCAATGAGATTATATGCATATTGTGGCACTGGTGCACGCAAACATTCCGAGATATACACTAAAGTaattgtttgaaatatcttcaaCCGCAGACTTGACAGTCTAACCTTATTAGCTCTCTATAATTAGGATTCTTTTTCCAGGTATATTAGATTTGCTGAACTCCTTTTGTCCATATCAGTGAGCTCCTGCTACCATggtgttatatttttttatattctctGTTTATACTATCATGTCATGTCTCAGTATATTATTGCATTAAATTAGCATGAGGTAGGCAGAATGTAAACAAATGGGATAAGCTGACTAGTCTATCAGTAGACCTACTTATATATGGGATTATTTTCCTTGCTCCAGAGTCTTTATGGCAGGAATATGAAGCTTGTGTTAATGTAGAATTAGCATTAATGTTTTCACCCAAGATCATTGGTTTGCCATAACTTTGTTGCATTTCCAGGAAGAATCTAACACGGCAGAGATGAGTGACCTCAGATCCATCATCAAATGTGTCGAAAGTTGCCatcttgaatcaaaattcagTATTGATGGCTTAAAAAAGCGACTAGCACAAATGGAGAAAGTGAAGGCTGATAGGAAGAAGTCTACAGCAGCCAAAAAGACCCAGGGCAAGAGAACACGGTCAACTGGCGGGACTTTCCCCCCTTCCCGTCCTGCCAAGGCATCTAGGACCTTCAACGCTCCTTATGCTTCATACCATCGGTCACCCACCGTACCTCAGCTCCCACTGGCTCGTCATCCATATAGTTACCCTGGTCAAGGTGGCTTTGATGGCCCAGCTTCTGCATCATATGGTTCAGCTCATAGCCAGAGTCCCACCGTATCTCAACAGTATTACATGCCTGAAGAAATGAGTGGAAGACCAAGTGGTTTGCCTCATGGATCTTCGATTAATTATGGTGGTGGATACGATTATGCAGCTCCGCTTGCTGCTCCTGCCCAACCATCATATCCTCGCCAACTATAGTCCAGGTTGTTGTGCTTCATTTCTTGTTGAGGGATCACGTACTAAGATGTTGAAGAATGAGATAAAAACACAAGGGAGGAATTACTTCGCTgtcattttcctttttctttgcaACGTGGTTGCCATCTGTTAGTGTTTGTTTTACCGAGCTTGCCGCAGGTCCGGTTCTGGCCGTGAGTTCGACGAGGATGGTGGCACTGCCTGCCGGTAGTAAGACCTGTCAGATTCCCATGCTTAAATAGTGGTGCTTTCCTTTTTCGCAAACattattttgtttttatttttttaatgctcTTTTCCCGTTTCTTCTTGCTTGCATGCGTGAACCGTGGTTGTGCTCCGTCTGACTGGTATGAGCTTGGAAACGGTTGTCCGTATTGCGCTGGACACTTGGGCGATGGACTCCTAGTTATCGTCTGTCAGATTAATCATGACCTTTATCTGACTGGTTTGAGGTAGCAGTGTACCACTTGGTAAGCTACGGTAGGgtgggcctttttttttttttttcctgataatTTATTTG
The sequence above is a segment of the Elaeis guineensis isolate ETL-2024a chromosome 7, EG11, whole genome shotgun sequence genome. Coding sequences within it:
- the LOC105047901 gene encoding FRIGIDA-like protein 4a; the protein is MATDVSVTDDRIQKVFDELEAQKNFISNCTLLWKNLSDHFSSLRQTLADRSQALDSRLQALEAESKQTLESLDLREASIPDSESAATALIQERKDAVLAEIETPDAKPPDDLQGILRWYCRRMDPAGLWRFVVSRRRDLAVLRKEIAEAVAGSVDPARLVVDAVADFLDHQTSGGGGSSTGAGADRCWALGMLLRALFDSEGRKAPTVSASMRERAAAVAEAWKEKLGGNKQEEGEGGMGGSEAQLFLQMVVAFGLSSRFQEEFLRKLVLEHASRKEMGKLAPGLGFGEKLADIIDELVKNGKELEAVYFSHEAGLTERFSPAPLLKSYLQSSRKKANAILKNGNHSAGATEESNTAEMSDLRSIIKCVESCHLESKFSIDGLKKRLAQMEKVKADRKKSTAAKKTQGKRTRSTGGTFPPSRPAKASRTFNAPYASYHRSPTVPQLPLARHPYSYPGQGGFDGPASASYGSAHSQSPTVSQQYYMPEEMSGRPSGLPHGSSINYGGGYDYAAPLAAPAQPSYPRQL